The Thermocrinis ruber genomic sequence TCGTAAGAGATGAGCTTTACACCCATTGCAGAAAGTAGCCTTTCAGTGTGGTCCCGAGAGAGGTAGGGTTCATACACCTCTGTAATACCCTCTGCCCTTAGCCCAGCCAAAAGTACGCAGGATTTTACCTGGGCAGATGCCTTTTTGTTAAAGAGGGATATGCCTTTTAGTGCTCCGCCCCTTATGGCAATGGGTAGCTTGTCTCCCCCTTCTCTGCCATCCAAGTGGGCACGCATCCTTCTTAGAGGTTCCACCACCCTGAGCATAGGTCTTCTTCTCAGGCTTTGGTCTCCCGTGAGGACCGCAAAAAACCTCTGAGTAGCCAGGACGCCGAGCATGAGCCGGGCTGTAGTGCCCGAGTTTTTTGCATCAAGGACCCTTTGAGGTTCCGAAAGCTCAAAGTTTGAACCCTTTATTCTCAAGGTGCCATTTTTGTACCGGACTTTAACACCCAAAGCCCTTATTATGTTAAGGGTTGCTAAGGTGTCTTTGGACCACAGCCACTCCTGAACGTAGCTTTCTCCCTCTGCCAAAGCTGGCAATATAACCGCCCTGTGGGAGATGGATTTGTCGGAGGGAACCCTTAGCTCACCCTTTAGGCACCGAACTTTCCTTACGCTTTTCACTTAAAAGATTATCTTACATCCTTTGTTATAGGTCAAGAGGAAAGTCTTAAATCACTCTAAACTCCCTAAAGCAAAGGTGGGCGGTGTAGTGCTTTTTTATGCGGATAAATAACTCACTGTCCATCCTTTGGGCATGCCTTTGTAAAAGTTTTAGCCCCAAGCCCATGCCTCCTTTAGCATTTTCCACAAAGTCATTTCTCACGCTGAAGAGCACCCAGTCCTTGCCCACAGAGACCCTCAGATGTATAAAGTTCTTTGAATACTTTATGGCGTTGCTGAGGAGGTTATAAAGCACATCCTCCAGAATTCGTTCGTCCGTATGCAGGTAAAGATCTTTCCTTTTTATGAAGATAAGCTTTTTTTCCTTTATCTCCTCCTCAAAGAGGCTGAGCACATTCTCCAGAACATTCCAAAAATCCACCCAAACCTTAACAGGCTTTAGCTCCTCCTCCGATAGTCTGAGGATTAAGCTAACGTCCTTCTCAAGCCTCTTTATACTTCTTTGCATCCTACCCAAGGCTTGAGGAGAGTTGTTTTTTTGCAAAAGGCTAAGGTTTGTCTTTTGAACTGCCAGAAAGTTCCCAAGCTTGTGGCTTACGGACTTTATTAAATACATGCCAAACTCCCTGCCTTCTTCTACATTTTTCCAAAGTCTGTCCAAAGCCAACTGATAGACCAAAATCAAGGAAAGGATCAGCAAAAACTGAAAAAAGAATAATCTCTTTAGGCTCGGCTTTATGCTCTCCGTTAAATACTCTTCCCTTACAGCCACATAGACATTTTTAGAAGGGTCGGAAGGGTCCCTAAAGGAAAAGGAAAAGCCCGTTGGAATTTGCTCCGAGACAAGGAAGTTTTCATCCCCTCTGTGGGTTTTGCTTATGGTGTAAAGAAGATAGTGGGAGTATGCCCTAAAGTAGATGCTTTCCTCTACTACCCTTTTTAGTTCAAAGAACATGAGAATGTTCAAGGTTATAAATCCGACTGTAATCAGGGAAAGAAAAATCAGCATAAGCTTTAGCCTTTCACCCAACCCGGTATCCCCTTCCCTTCATGGTCTTTATAAATCCTTCTGGTAGCAACTTTCTAAGGTTCTTTATGTGTGCCCTCACTACATCTTCCCCCACCGGTTCGTCACCCCACACATAGTTAAGGATTTCTTCGTGGGAGACAAAGCGCCCCCTGTTTTCTACCAAAAACTTCAAAATAAGCCAGTCCTTTTTGCTCAAAGGAATTGGCTTTCCTTTCACCTTTACCATCTCTTTGCTAAAGCAGACCTCCACTTCGTCAATAACCACCACATCCTGCGGGTTTTTCCTTCTGTATAGGGCTTTTAGCCTCAAGGTTAGCTCCTCCATCTCAAAGGGCTTTGTTAGATAGTCATCCGCCCCAAGCTCAAAACAGGTGCGTTTGTCTTCAAGCCTCTGCTTGGCGGTAAGAACAAGGATGGGAGTTTCTTTGTCCTTTTCTCTGATAGCCTTTATAAGCTCCTCACCCCCTATGTGCGGCATCATCAGGTCAAGGACGATCACATCGTAGCGGGATACCTCCAAGAGGTCCATAACCTCCCTTGGGTCATACACCCAATCTGTAATAAATCCCTCCGACTGCAGGTACTCTGTTAGGCTCTCCCCCAAAAGCCGGTCATCCTCCACCAAAAGCACCTTCATAGCAAAAGCTCAAGGGCTTCTTTTATGTGGGAAACTGCGTATATTTCCATATCATCCATCTCAAGGATGTTGCCCTTTGGAACCATTGCCCTTTTAAAGCCAAAGCGTTTGCCCTCTTTTAGTCTCATCTCTGGAAAATGCACCGCCCTGACCTCTCCACCCAAGCCCAGCTCTCCAAAGACCACCACATCCCCCAGCTCCTTTCCTTTCACAGAGGATGCTATGGCTAAGGCTACCGCCAGGTCCCCCGCAGGTTCCACGATCTGCATACCCCCCACCACGTTCACAAAGACATCTTTATCCCTTGTGAATATTTTAGCCTCCTTCTCAAGGACCGCAAGGATAAGGGCAAGGCGGTTTATGTCATAGCCCTGGGTCCTTCTCTGAGGTGTTGTGTACAGGGCGTCTATGACTAAGGCTTGCACCTCCAAAAGCACTGGCTTGTTGCCCTCCGTGTGAGGAAATACCACACTGCCCGGGCTTGCCCTTCTCTCTTGCAAAAATAGGGCTGATGGCTCGGGCACCTCCTCCAATCCCCTTTCCGTCATCTTAAAAACCACCACCTCCCCACTTGCACCAAAGCGATTCTTAACCACCTTTAAAACTCGGTAAAAGCTGAACCTTTCTCCTTCAAAATAAAGGACTGTATCCACCAGATGTTCCAGAACCTTTGGACCTGCAATGCTTCCCTCCTTGGTGATCTGTCCTACTATGAACACTGGGATGTCCCTTCTTTTGCAGAACTCTGCCAGCTTGTACGCACACTCCCTAACCTGTGCCACTGAACCGGGTGCAGATTCCAACTGGGAAGAATGGATGGTCTGTATGGAATCCACTACCAAAAGGCTTGGCTTTAGTTCTTGGATGGTTTCCAAAATATACTCAAGCTCAGTCTCGGGCAAAAGGTAGAGGTTTTCCCCTTCCACTTTTAGCCTTTTTGCCCTCGTTCCTATCTGACTGCCTGACTCTTCCCCTGATACATACAGAACCTTTCCGTAAGCCTTTGAGTACTTTTCCGCCAACTGCAAAAGCAGGGTAGATTTTCCTATGCCCGGCTCCCCTGCGATCAGTAAAACCTGTCCCTTTACAAGCCCTCCGCCCAAGGCTAAGTCCATCTGTTCAAAGCCAGTAGATAGCCTTTTTAAGTCCTCCTCCACCCACATGGGTAAGGGCTTGTAGACCATGGCAGGACCAAGGGTCTTGGTGGCAACCCTTTCCCTCTCTTCCACCATACTGTTCCAAGCACCGCAAGAAGGACACCTTCCAAACCACTTGGTGGAAGAGTATCCGCACTCCTGACAGACAAAGAATGTTTTTTCTTTTTTCATCCCCCCAGCTTAAACATCTCCACTTTTTTGGGCTTTATGCCCTTTTTCAAAAGCTCAAGCCTTTCCTCTGAATACCTGTCCTTTCTTTTTTCCCAAAGGGCCACTATAAAATCCCTTATTTCCTCGTCCTTTGCACCGCCCCTTAGAAGGCTTTTCAGGTCATAGCCGTCGCTTGCAAAAAGGCACGTGAAAAGCTTGCCATCTGCGGTTAGCCTTAAACGGTTGCACTCCCCACAGAAGGGCTGTGTTACAGACGCTATTATCCCAAACTTGTAGCCATCCTCCAGCATAAACCTCTCCGCAGTTTCTCCCCTCCTTTGCCTTCCGATGGGTTTTACTCTGTACCTTTGGGAGATGGCGTTGATAATCTCTTTAGCAGAAAAGACCCGTTCAAGGGACCATCCGTTTAAAGTTCCCACATCCATAAACTCTATAAACCTAACCTCCACCCCCAAGGGTCTGAAAAACTCTATAAAGTCTAAAATTTCATCGTCGTTTATATCCCTCACCACGCATACATTAACCTTGACCGAAAGCCCAAGCTCCAAGCTCCTGTGTATGCCCTCCAAAATCTGACCCACTTTAACATCCCTTCCCACAAGCTTAGAAAGGGTCTGGTCCCTCAAAGAAGGAAGGCTCACAGTTACTCTCTTTAATCCTGCCGAAGCTAAATCTTGGACCTTGTCCTTTAGCAAAAAGCCGTTGGTGGTAAGGGCTATGTCCTCTACCTCTTGGCTTATGAGGGCTACTAAGTTTTCCAAGTGCCTTCTGAGAAGTGGCTCTCCGCCTGTAAGCCTTACCTTTTTAACTCCAAGCCCTTTGACTATACGCACCACCCTTGCGATCTCTTCAAAGCTCAGAATCTCTTCCCTTTTGAAAAACTCATAGTTTTCCCCCTCCGGCATACAAAACTGACATCTGAAGTTGCACCGGTCTGTTACCGATACTCGCAGGTCCTTTAGCTCTCTTCCAAGTTGGTCTATGGGCATAGTTTAAAATTTAAACCTCATCGGAAAATATCACCTCTGGTGGAGGGACCTTTATAATCCCCCTTTGGTAGCCAAGGCTCAAAAGTAGCCTCACCGCCCTTCTGCCATCCTCTCCGTAATCTATTGTCCTTTCATTCACATACATGCTCACAAATTTTTTTGTTTTTTCTGTGTCTTCTTTTATGTCCCTTGCATACTCCCTTGCGTATTTTAGGGCTTCCTCCGGGTGGGACAAGGCGTACTCTACGCTCTTTCTCATAAGCCTTTCTATCTTTTGGATGATTTCCTTTCCCAAGTCCTTCCTAACCACATTTCCACCCAAGGGCAAAGGCAAACCAAAGCTTTCCTTCCACCACTCACCCAAATCAACCACCTTATTTAGTCCCTTATCTTTGTAGCTCAGTTGTCCTTCGTGGATTACCAAGCCTGCCTTTACCTCCCCCGAAAGCACCGCATCAAGCACTTTGTCAAAGGGCATAACCACCGGCTCAAAGTCCGGCTCGTAAAGCTTTAAAACCAAGTAGGCGGTGGTCAACTTCCCCGGCACCGCGACCTTTTCTCCCTTCAAGCTCTTTAACTCTTCCCTTGCCACAACCAAGGGACCGTAGCCATCTCCTACACTGCCACCGCTTGGAAGCACCAAGTATTTGTCCGCTATGTATGGGTACGCATGAAAAGACACCGCAGAAACTTCGTAGGTTCCCTCCAGGGCACGTTGATTGAGGGTTTCAATATCCGCCAAAACGTGCTCTATCTCTAAACCTTCCGTGTCTATGACCCCTGCAGTGAGAGGATAAAACATAAAGGCATCGTCTGAATCTGGGCTGTGGGCAATTCTAATACGCACAGGAAAAATTATAATCCCTTACAGCAAAGTTATCGGCTTTCCTCTTTCATAAACTGCCCTAACTGCCCTTACTTTTTCCGCATCCTTCCTGTACTTATCCACGAAGAACATCTCTCCTACAGCCCTATCCCTTGTAAGCGTAAGGACCGAGTAGCCCCAGATTTTATGTTCTATATATTTAGTCCAAGGGTTTTGGTTCTTTTCCGCCTGGGCAAACTCCACGTGGTTTGACACGCCGTAATCTCTCCACCAGGTGGTCTCTGCGGCACTTATGGAGGAAAGGGCTGGCGTCATAAACTCCATCCCAAGAACCTTTTGATAGTCTCCTTCAAACTTGTCTGGAACCTCTGCCACTAGCCCCGCATGCCTGTCTCCCGTTATGATAACCAGATTGTTTATAGCCTTTGACCCTAAAAACCTGAGGATCTCCTCCCTCTCTCCTGCGTAGCCATCCCAAGCATCCAAGGAACCAAAGAGTCCGTTGACCCTACCCTGAACAAACTGAACCTCGTTTGCCCAAACTTTCCAGTTGTAGCCTTTTTCCTCCAGCTTTCTGAACAACCAAGTTTTTTGTTCCTTTCCCAGCATAGAGGTTTTTCTCTGTTCGGGACAGCCTGGGTGTGCAAATCTCTTTTCACAAGGTTGAGGCGTCCTGTAGGACCTCTCGTCGGTGCATATCAAGTGAAGAAGGTCTCCCACCTTAAAGTCCCTGTATATGGTTATCCACTTTAATGGATCCCTTGAATCTAGGTCTACCTTTACCTTGGCGGGTGTGTAGGCAAGCCATGCCTGTATGGCTATCCTCCTTAGTGCCAAGCTCTGGGCTTTTTTCCTGTAAAAGGGATGTCTGGGCAATAGGTAGTAGCCTCCCTCGTAGTCATAGGAGTAATCGTTGGCGTACTCGTGGTCATCCCAGATGTATATGAAAGGATGCATGGCACGGGCAAGCTGATAGTCCTTGTCAGAAAGATAGGTTCTGTATAGGTACAGGTAGTCTTCCAAGGTGAGGGCTATTCTTCCACCGGAGGGAAGGTTCAGATCCCTTCCGGGCACCCTAGGCGGTCCGTAGATCTTCTCGTAAATTTGGTCTCCCAAATGCACCACAAAACCTACGTCCTCTTGGGAAATGTGCCTAAAGGCGGAGTAGTAGCCATCCGCATAGTTTTGGCAGGTGATAAAAGCAAACCTAAACTCCTCCGGGCTTCCTGCAGGCAGTGTTTTGAACCTTCCCGTTAGAGATGGAACATCTGCATACACAAAGCGGTAGTAGTAGGTGCCACCTGGCTTTAATCCATCTATGGTAAGCTTTACTGTGTAGTCCCTTGAGGGGTTTATTCTGTCTGCAGGTATGCGAACTTGGACCACCTCCGAAAAGTCAGGCTTTGTGGATATCTCAAGCACCAGGTCCCTTTTCATACTTTCGTGCACCTTTGGCTCAATTCTTGTCCATAACACTACGCTGTCCTGGGTAGGGTCTCCGCTTGCGACGCCCTGAGGAAAGACTTCGGGTGTGTCACTGGCAAAGGCTTCCAAGTTTCTGGTAAGTAAGCACAGCAGAGGCACGCTTATGAACTCTCTTCTTGTAAGCATGCCTTTACCTCCTCAGTTGGTACTCCACCTCCACCCTCAGGTTGACAGGCTTTCCATCTGGGGGAGGGGGAAACTTTAGACTCCTTATGAGCCTGAGGGTTTCGTTGTCTATGGAGGAGCTTCCGCTGGAGCTTGCAAGCCTCACATTGACGGGGTTTCCAGATTCATCTATGGTAAAGCTAACCACCACTGTTCCCTCCTCTCCCCTTCTCTTTGCCTCCTCTGGATAGCGTTTTTTGGACTCTATTATACCCTTCACCAGGGCAAAGTATCTACTCAGTTGGTCTGCAGGAGGGGACAAGGTGGGCTTTTTTTCTTGAACCTGCGGTGGGTTTTCCACCCTTTCGCGAGTAGCTACCTCCTGTCTTTGAACCTCTCCACTGCGAGGAGCTTCCTGTTGCGCGCGAGCCTCTCCACCGATTATTCTCTTCTCCTCCCTAGGAGTTTCTCTTGTGCCTGCCTCCTGAGTGGCAAGAGGTTTAACTTCCTGCGCCACTGGGCTCTCTTGAACTGGAGTCTGTCTCGTTGTCTCTTCTTTTAATTTTTCTTCCTGCGCTTTCGGTGGCTGTTGTGGGAGTTTTTCTTGAGTTTTTCTTTCTATCCTTTCCCTTTTTTGTTCCCGCTGGGCTTGTCTTTCAACCTTTCGTTGCTCAGGTGGGCTTTGAGGCTTTTGCTCCAAAATGGGAAGGCTTATCACCTCCACCACCTGCTGGGGAGTTTCTGGCAAAGAGTAGAGGGTGAGCCTTGAGAAAAGAAGTGCTACCGCCACAGCTGAAAAGGAAGAGAAAACAAATGAACTGATAATAGTATATAACCTCTCCCTTTTCAGCCCTGCGTTCATTTTTTCTCACCCGCTATGGCGATTCTGGAGATTCCCTCCTCCTTTAATACATCTATTACATTCATAAGGTGCTGAGCCTTTGAATCTCTGTCTGCCACTATAACCACCATCAGTTGATCCTTTTGGGTTATACCCTTTAGGTAGGACCTTAGGGCTTGAATGCCCCTTCCTACATTCTCGGTTTCTATGTCTCCGTCTTTGCCTATGTAAACCTTAAGGGGCTCTTTCACTTGGATAGTCTCAAGGGTGGAGGAGGTAGGAAGCTTTAGGTTTTGAAAGAGCATGGGAAAGACGTTCAAAGTGTAAAGAATAAAGAAGGTTAGCAAAAAGAGCATTATGTCTATCATTGGGATTATTTGTATCTCTTCCTTTTCTTGCTCTGGTTCCTCAAGCATTGACAAAAGTCTTTGTCTCTTCATACTCTTCCTCCAAAAGTTTGATCTTTAGCTCTTCTTTTATCTGGTGATGCTTTGAGATGAAGAACTTATACCACAGATAAAACCAAAGGGACATGGCTATACCCACCGCGGTAGCCACCAACGCCAAGCCTATGGCACTGCTTATCTCACCAGCACCCGCCACTCCCTTCCTTCCCAATTCCACAAAAGCAATTATTAAGCCTATTACCGTCCCCAAAAGCCCCAGGAGGGGGGAGGTGGTGGCAGAAAAGTCCAAAAACCAAAGACCCTTTTTAAAGTCTAAGAGCCAACGCACTAAATCCATAGGTTCTGTGTTTGGCTTTCTTCTTAGGCTCAACAGCTTCAAAAACACTATGTAGTTTCCGTAGAAAAAGACAAGGAACATCAGTATAAAGACCGCTATCTTTACCGTCTGCATGGTTAGAACCTCCCCCTGAGTCCTACGGAGATTGTAAAGGGTGCTCCTGCATAGTAGGTTCCCCTCTCGGTTCCGGGAGATATCCTTCCCACGTACTTCTTATCCGTTAAATTCACCACATCCACGAGTAAGTCTATGCCCTTGTATATCCTCCTCTGCACGTTGAGATTTACCAGAGTATACGGAGATACCCTTTCCGTGTTGATAAAGTTTCCGTACCTTGAACCAACATACTGAACGCTTGGACTTATTCTAAATCCCAATAGTTCAAACCTACCACCAAGCTTTATCATGCGCTCGGGAGTGTCGGGCACTGTTTTATCCTTTATGTTATACCTTGTATTCCCATCGTAAAAACTCTCATCCTTAAACTTGGCTTCGTTGTAGGAGAAGGATGTATAAATGCTTACTTTCCTTACGGGCACAATACCCAGTTCCAACTCCGCCCCATAAGCATCCACCTTTCCTGCGTTCCTAAGGTATATGAGGGTTGGGTCATTGGGGTCCGCAATGCGTATAAGCCTGTTTTTGTATTTCACATAGTAAACAGAAGGTGCTATGTAGAACTTATCAAAGTCAAACCTTAAGCCCAAGTCATAGTTGTCCGCCTCTTCTGGCTTTAGCTGGTCCGCCACAAACTGTGCAGAGACGCCTGAGGGTATCGTGCCTAAAAAGTTTTGGGGCACCCTAAAGTTCTTTGCATAGGCAAAATAACCGTAGGCAAAGTTTGTAAATTGGTAGCCAACTCCAAAGCTGGGAAGTGTTTTTCTGTAGGTCTTTTCGTAGGTTCTATCTGGATCCAGAGTTAGCCCCGGATGCTTATAAATGCCGTCTTCTGGGTAATAAGGGAGTGTAGTTGGAGTTTGGTAGCTTTTAAAGTCTCTCTTTACGCTTGCAAATCTCACTCCGAGGTTGATGTCCATTTTATCCAAAAGTCCCTTGGACTCAAGGAATAAATAAGGTGTATTTGTTATGGTCTTTGTGCGTTGGATGTATCCATAATAAGAGTCATTATCATTCAAGGTGAAGGTGCCGTCCGGATAGACGTCGACTCTGCGGTGTGGTTGCCACTGCTTTAGGTCCGCATACTCATACCAGTATCCCAAAAATAGTCTTGAGTCCTTTGGCAGTTCAAACTTCAATTCTGCTATAACACCAGGTCTGTCCGTGTAGTTGAAGGATTCTCTAAAGTATACTCTTGCTGGTGGTGGAGTGGTTCTTCTTATGGCACTCGTTCCCGAACCCCTACCTATCCACATGTAGGGCTTTAAGCTTAGCTTTACACTGCTTGTTATGTCCAGCTCTATGTTAGCCCTAAGCTGTTGGTTGGTGTAGGGGTTTTTGTGGAATTCGTAGTATAATCTGTTATGATTTTGGTTAGTTGCTCCTGTATTTGGATAGAGCAGTCTATCATTATAGTCTCCCCTTCTGAACATTGTGCTAAGTTCACTATAGGTAAACCCTCTGTAAAAGTAGTTCAGCTGGACGTTCTTGTCGTAGTAAAACTCCCAAAAGAGCCTGCCAACTTTGTGGGATATGCCCACTGTGTAGTGGTCTCTGTATTCGGGGTGTTTGCCTGGACCCTTCCATTTGTCCGCCTCCGTGTGAGAGTAAGATACAAACAGCTTGGGAAGGTTTCTGTTTCCTAAAAGGTATCCCGTATCAAGTCTTATAAAGTGCCTCTTAAAGTTAAAGGAACCGTACTTTTCGCTGAGAGTGATCCCAAACTTGTTGGCGGGAGGTCTTGTTCTGACCCTTATGGCACCTCCTATCTCTACGTAGAAGGGGTTTCTCTTGCTCACCACACCTCTTTCTACGGTGATGCTCTCTAAATTTTCCACGTCTGCGTACTCATGAGGATAAAGCCTGAAGTTTCCAGAGTCGTTTAGGGGCATGTCGTCAATGGTTACTCCGATTTGAGTATCGTCAAAGCCTCTCAGTCTTATGGTTCCACCGCCAAGACCGTAGGCATCATCCGTCTGGATGTTCAAGGAGGGCGTGAGCTCTATGGCTTTGAAGATATTTACACTTCCCGCACCAGATCTGACTTTTAGCTCTTCCTCCTTTACAGTGGTCTCCGTCTTTGGAGTTCTTCTTTTAACTTCCACCGGCAGGATGGCTTCCTTTCCACCCTCTTCTTCTACTCTAACTTTTATTAGTGTCTCTTGAGAAAAAGCCAAACTACCAAACAGTGCAGAAAGTAGAATAGCAGTCCTTTTCATGCTGAACCTCCTTGGGAATGCAGTTTAGCAGGGAATTGTTAAGTTTCTGTTAAGCTGACTGTCCGCTAGCATCCTCAAAAACTTCTCTGGGAAGGGCTTAAATATATTCCATGATACCCTATGGTTCGTTGGTTTTGTCCTTACTGTTGGAATGAGGTAGATGAGAGGGACGAAGTTTGTCCTCATTGCGGTGCGGACCTCAAGGGCTTTAGTTCCTTAGATTACGACCAAAAACTAATTCTTGCCCTTGATTGTCCTATAACGCAGAGCAGAATGTTCGTTATTGAGGTGCTCGGCAGGAGAAAAACGCAAGGGGCGGTGCCTAAGCTCTGCAGAATGCTCTTTGAAGACAGGGACACCTTTGAGCTTATTGAAATTGCAAAAGCCCTTTTGAACATAGGAACCGCAGACGCCCTTGAGTGTCTGCAGAGGAGAATGAAAACCGAGGACAACTTGATACTTAAAAGGTTCTTAGAAGTGCTCCTTTAATGTAAAATTCTTTTCTTATGAATTGGCGCATTTTGGAACAGTGGGATAAGGAATACTTCTGGCATCCCTTCACCCAAATGAAGGTCTACAGGGAGGAAGAAAACCTGATCTTTGAGAGGGGAGAGGGTGTTTATCTTTACGATGTAAAGGGCAGAAAGTTTATAGATGCCATCTCTTCCCTTTGGTGCAACGTGCATGGACACAATCATCCAAAGCTAAACCAAGCCCTAATAGACCAGCTTAAAAAGGTTGCCCACACCACCACACTGGGCAGTTCCAACGTGCCCGCTATTCTGTTAGCCAAAAGGTTGGTGGAGATATCTCCTAAATGCCTAACCAAGGTTTTTTACTCCGAAGACGGTGCAGAGGCGGTGGAAATTGCCATAAAGATTGCCTACCAGTATTGGAGAAACAAGGGAGAAAAGAGAAAGATCTTTATCACCCTCTCTGAGGCTTATCACGGAGACACCCTCGGTGCGGTCAGCTTGGGTGGGATTGACCTCTTCCATGGCACCTACAAAGACATACTCTTTGAAACCATAAAACTGCCCT encodes the following:
- a CDS encoding sensor histidine kinase translates to MLIFLSLITVGFITLNILMFFELKRVVEESIYFRAYSHYLLYTISKTHRGDENFLVSEQIPTGFSFSFRDPSDPSKNVYVAVREEYLTESIKPSLKRLFFFQFLLILSLILVYQLALDRLWKNVEEGREFGMYLIKSVSHKLGNFLAVQKTNLSLLQKNNSPQALGRMQRSIKRLEKDVSLILRLSEEELKPVKVWVDFWNVLENVLSLFEEEIKEKKLIFIKRKDLYLHTDERILEDVLYNLLSNAIKYSKNFIHLRVSVGKDWVLFSVRNDFVENAKGGMGLGLKLLQRHAQRMDSELFIRIKKHYTAHLCFREFRVI
- a CDS encoding response regulator transcription factor; translation: MKVLLVEDDRLLGESLTEYLQSEGFITDWVYDPREVMDLLEVSRYDVIVLDLMMPHIGGEELIKAIREKDKETPILVLTAKQRLEDKRTCFELGADDYLTKPFEMEELTLRLKALYRRKNPQDVVVIDEVEVCFSKEMVKVKGKPIPLSKKDWLILKFLVENRGRFVSHEEILNYVWGDEPVGEDVVRAHIKNLRKLLPEGFIKTMKGRGYRVG
- the radA gene encoding DNA repair protein RadA; translated protein: MKKEKTFFVCQECGYSSTKWFGRCPSCGAWNSMVEERERVATKTLGPAMVYKPLPMWVEEDLKRLSTGFEQMDLALGGGLVKGQVLLIAGEPGIGKSTLLLQLAEKYSKAYGKVLYVSGEESGSQIGTRAKRLKVEGENLYLLPETELEYILETIQELKPSLLVVDSIQTIHSSQLESAPGSVAQVRECAYKLAEFCKRRDIPVFIVGQITKEGSIAGPKVLEHLVDTVLYFEGERFSFYRVLKVVKNRFGASGEVVVFKMTERGLEEVPEPSALFLQERRASPGSVVFPHTEGNKPVLLEVQALVIDALYTTPQRRTQGYDINRLALILAVLEKEAKIFTRDKDVFVNVVGGMQIVEPAGDLAVALAIASSVKGKELGDVVVFGELGLGGEVRAVHFPEMRLKEGKRFGFKRAMVPKGNILEMDDMEIYAVSHIKEALELLL
- the moaA gene encoding GTP 3',8-cyclase MoaA, whose protein sequence is MPIDQLGRELKDLRVSVTDRCNFRCQFCMPEGENYEFFKREEILSFEEIARVVRIVKGLGVKKVRLTGGEPLLRRHLENLVALISQEVEDIALTTNGFLLKDKVQDLASAGLKRVTVSLPSLRDQTLSKLVGRDVKVGQILEGIHRSLELGLSVKVNVCVVRDINDDEILDFIEFFRPLGVEVRFIEFMDVGTLNGWSLERVFSAKEIINAISQRYRVKPIGRQRRGETAERFMLEDGYKFGIIASVTQPFCGECNRLRLTADGKLFTCLFASDGYDLKSLLRGGAKDEEIRDFIVALWEKRKDRYSEERLELLKKGIKPKKVEMFKLGG
- a CDS encoding menaquinone biosynthesis family protein, which produces MRIRIAHSPDSDDAFMFYPLTAGVIDTEGLEIEHVLADIETLNQRALEGTYEVSAVSFHAYPYIADKYLVLPSGGSVGDGYGPLVVAREELKSLKGEKVAVPGKLTTAYLVLKLYEPDFEPVVMPFDKVLDAVLSGEVKAGLVIHEGQLSYKDKGLNKVVDLGEWWKESFGLPLPLGGNVVRKDLGKEIIQKIERLMRKSVEYALSHPEEALKYAREYARDIKEDTEKTKKFVSMYVNERTIDYGEDGRRAVRLLLSLGYQRGIIKVPPPEVIFSDEV
- a CDS encoding alkaline phosphatase D family protein, translating into MLTRREFISVPLLCLLTRNLEAFASDTPEVFPQGVASGDPTQDSVVLWTRIEPKVHESMKRDLVLEISTKPDFSEVVQVRIPADRINPSRDYTVKLTIDGLKPGGTYYYRFVYADVPSLTGRFKTLPAGSPEEFRFAFITCQNYADGYYSAFRHISQEDVGFVVHLGDQIYEKIYGPPRVPGRDLNLPSGGRIALTLEDYLYLYRTYLSDKDYQLARAMHPFIYIWDDHEYANDYSYDYEGGYYLLPRHPFYRKKAQSLALRRIAIQAWLAYTPAKVKVDLDSRDPLKWITIYRDFKVGDLLHLICTDERSYRTPQPCEKRFAHPGCPEQRKTSMLGKEQKTWLFRKLEEKGYNWKVWANEVQFVQGRVNGLFGSLDAWDGYAGEREEILRFLGSKAINNLVIITGDRHAGLVAEVPDKFEGDYQKVLGMEFMTPALSSISAAETTWWRDYGVSNHVEFAQAEKNQNPWTKYIEHKIWGYSVLTLTRDRAVGEMFFVDKYRKDAEKVRAVRAVYERGKPITLL
- a CDS encoding energy transducer TonB; its protein translation is MAVALLFSRLTLYSLPETPQQVVEVISLPILEQKPQSPPEQRKVERQAQREQKRERIERKTQEKLPQQPPKAQEEKLKEETTRQTPVQESPVAQEVKPLATQEAGTRETPREEKRIIGGEARAQQEAPRSGEVQRQEVATRERVENPPQVQEKKPTLSPPADQLSRYFALVKGIIESKKRYPEEAKRRGEEGTVVVSFTIDESGNPVNVRLASSSGSSSIDNETLRLIRSLKFPPPPDGKPVNLRVEVEYQLRR
- a CDS encoding ExbD/TolR family protein yields the protein MKRQRLLSMLEEPEQEKEEIQIIPMIDIMLFLLTFFILYTLNVFPMLFQNLKLPTSSTLETIQVKEPLKVYIGKDGDIETENVGRGIQALRSYLKGITQKDQLMVVIVADRDSKAQHLMNVIDVLKEEGISRIAIAGEKK
- a CDS encoding MotA/TolQ/ExbB proton channel family protein, with the translated sequence MQTVKIAVFILMFLVFFYGNYIVFLKLLSLRRKPNTEPMDLVRWLLDFKKGLWFLDFSATTSPLLGLLGTVIGLIIAFVELGRKGVAGAGEISSAIGLALVATAVGIAMSLWFYLWYKFFISKHHQIKEELKIKLLEEEYEETKTFVNA
- a CDS encoding TonB-dependent receptor, translated to MKRTAILLSALFGSLAFSQETLIKVRVEEEGGKEAILPVEVKRRTPKTETTVKEEELKVRSGAGSVNIFKAIELTPSLNIQTDDAYGLGGGTIRLRGFDDTQIGVTIDDMPLNDSGNFRLYPHEYADVENLESITVERGVVSKRNPFYVEIGGAIRVRTRPPANKFGITLSEKYGSFNFKRHFIRLDTGYLLGNRNLPKLFVSYSHTEADKWKGPGKHPEYRDHYTVGISHKVGRLFWEFYYDKNVQLNYFYRGFTYSELSTMFRRGDYNDRLLYPNTGATNQNHNRLYYEFHKNPYTNQQLRANIELDITSSVKLSLKPYMWIGRGSGTSAIRRTTPPPARVYFRESFNYTDRPGVIAELKFELPKDSRLFLGYWYEYADLKQWQPHRRVDVYPDGTFTLNDNDSYYGYIQRTKTITNTPYLFLESKGLLDKMDINLGVRFASVKRDFKSYQTPTTLPYYPEDGIYKHPGLTLDPDRTYEKTYRKTLPSFGVGYQFTNFAYGYFAYAKNFRVPQNFLGTIPSGVSAQFVADQLKPEEADNYDLGLRFDFDKFYIAPSVYYVKYKNRLIRIADPNDPTLIYLRNAGKVDAYGAELELGIVPVRKVSIYTSFSYNEAKFKDESFYDGNTRYNIKDKTVPDTPERMIKLGGRFELLGFRISPSVQYVGSRYGNFINTERVSPYTLVNLNVQRRIYKGIDLLVDVVNLTDKKYVGRISPGTERGTYYAGAPFTISVGLRGRF